A genomic stretch from Empedobacter stercoris includes:
- the holA gene encoding DNA polymerase III subunit delta, translating into MSPVESLIKDIKNKHYKPIYFLAGDEPFFIDQVTDLLEETILPEEEKGFNQTIVYGQDVEIGQLIGMARQYPMGAEKSVVIVKEAQHLSRSIDQLEMYANQVQDSTILIINYKGNTLDKRKKIYKILNEKGFYFEFKKIYESEIPAWIEQKVTTNQFKIEPKAKFLLTEYVGADLSRLNNELEKLFTIVGADKTITPKHIEEHIGISKDYNVFELRNAIETKNIEKAFKIIKYFEKNPKDNPYVVSITTIFNLFTNIIQIHVTADKSKQNLAKVLGINPYFVQGMMTAANNYPLKKATRIISFIREYDLKGKGVGTTGNVTPSQLLIELVYKIMHL; encoded by the coding sequence ATGAGTCCTGTAGAATCTTTGATCAAAGATATAAAAAACAAACACTATAAACCGATTTACTTCTTAGCGGGCGACGAACCGTTTTTCATCGATCAGGTAACTGATTTGTTAGAAGAAACTATTTTACCTGAAGAAGAAAAAGGATTTAATCAAACAATTGTTTATGGACAAGATGTAGAAATTGGACAATTAATTGGAATGGCGCGTCAATACCCAATGGGTGCGGAAAAATCGGTTGTTATTGTAAAAGAAGCTCAACATTTGAGTCGTTCGATTGATCAATTGGAAATGTATGCAAATCAAGTTCAAGATTCAACAATTTTAATCATCAATTACAAAGGAAATACATTAGACAAACGTAAAAAAATCTACAAGATTCTGAATGAAAAAGGGTTTTATTTTGAATTTAAAAAGATTTATGAAAGCGAAATTCCTGCTTGGATAGAACAAAAAGTAACTACCAATCAATTTAAAATTGAACCAAAAGCAAAGTTTCTATTGACCGAATATGTTGGTGCCGATTTATCTCGTTTGAACAATGAATTAGAAAAATTATTTACAATAGTTGGTGCTGATAAAACGATTACACCCAAACATATCGAAGAACATATTGGAATTAGCAAGGATTATAATGTATTTGAATTACGAAATGCAATCGAAACGAAAAATATCGAGAAAGCATTTAAAATTATCAAATATTTCGAAAAAAATCCAAAAGATAATCCGTATGTGGTTTCTATCACAACAATTTTCAATTTGTTTACGAATATCATTCAAATCCATGTGACAGCGGATAAATCGAAACAAAATCTGGCAAAAGTTTTAGGTATTAACCCTTATTTTGTACAAGGAATGATGACGGCAGCAAATAATTATCCGTTAAAAAAAGCAACGAGAATTATTTCTTTTATTCGCGAATATGACTTGAAAGGTAAAGGTGTTGGCACAACAGGAAATGTAACGCCAAGTCAATTGTTGATTGAATTAGTGTATAAAATTATGCATCTATAA
- a CDS encoding TolC family protein — protein sequence MKKIYYTAIPIVLAMQTQAQNITLDNLEAAFLQKNYALIANKFNVDRIDAEIIQEKLWQNPTLSISEVNLWKTYNVEEQPYLFGKYGKNQQISVELEQLIETAGKRKKRVAIKELEKSSALFEYEELLRELKKELRQTYFSLARIQSEKKELQNSVDLFEQMMTQYQRQADLKNVPKADFYRLQTELIDLQKDQIELENQEIEYINKLRLLTQNSDLNVNEIDFSRFNSHSKSIPFNAKQLAKEQNIALKKQENEINLAEKQLILEKAQRTPDLAFQVNYDRGGNIMRDFVGVGVSIDLPIFNTNKGNIKASEIVLNQQQITKNALHSELDISIDRLQNQISQLDKALIQWKKLNNQEQLTMIDNYKKHLQNKQITLLEFIDFTQAYRESQQAYFDLLENYQNTFEELNYIVGQDL from the coding sequence GTGAAGAAGATCTATTATACAGCAATTCCAATTGTTCTTGCGATGCAAACACAGGCGCAAAACATAACGTTGGACAATTTAGAAGCAGCGTTTTTACAAAAAAATTATGCGCTTATTGCGAATAAATTCAATGTAGACAGAATTGATGCTGAAATTATTCAGGAGAAATTATGGCAAAATCCAACGTTGAGTATTTCTGAGGTTAATCTTTGGAAAACTTATAATGTAGAAGAACAGCCTTATTTATTCGGTAAATACGGGAAAAATCAACAAATTTCTGTCGAATTAGAGCAATTAATTGAAACCGCTGGTAAACGAAAAAAGCGTGTTGCGATTAAAGAATTAGAGAAGAGTTCTGCACTTTTTGAGTATGAGGAATTATTGCGTGAGCTGAAAAAAGAATTAAGACAAACATATTTTTCGTTAGCGCGTATTCAATCTGAAAAGAAAGAATTGCAAAATAGCGTTGATTTGTTTGAACAAATGATGACGCAATATCAGCGACAAGCAGATTTAAAAAATGTTCCGAAAGCAGATTTTTACAGACTTCAAACCGAATTAATAGATTTACAAAAAGATCAAATTGAGCTAGAAAATCAAGAAATTGAATACATCAATAAACTTCGATTGTTAACGCAAAACTCAGATTTAAATGTAAATGAAATCGATTTTTCAAGATTCAATTCTCACTCCAAATCAATTCCATTTAATGCTAAACAATTAGCGAAAGAGCAAAATATAGCGTTAAAAAAACAAGAGAATGAAATCAATTTAGCTGAAAAACAATTGATTTTAGAAAAAGCACAACGTACACCAGATTTGGCTTTTCAAGTAAATTATGATCGAGGTGGAAATATTATGCGCGATTTTGTTGGTGTTGGTGTAAGTATTGATTTACCGATTTTCAATACGAATAAAGGAAACATCAAAGCTTCTGAAATTGTACTGAATCAACAACAAATTACGAAAAATGCGCTACATTCTGAGTTAGATATTTCGATCGATCGACTTCAAAATCAAATTAGTCAATTGGATAAAGCACTTATTCAGTGGAAAAAATTGAATAATCAAGAGCAATTAACCATGATTGACAATTATAAAAAACATCTCCAAAATAAACAAATCACTTTACTAGAATTTATTGATTTTACGCAGGCTTATCGAGAATCTCAACAAGCTTATTTTGATTTGTTAGAGAATTATCAAAACACATTCGAAGAATTAAATTATATCGTTGGACAAGATTTATAA
- the trxB gene encoding thioredoxin-disulfide reductase translates to MENNVREVIIIGSGPAGYTAGIYAARANMNPLILTGMEPGGQLTTTTDVENFPGYPEAVTGPELMADLQKQAERFGTEIKYEYVTEVTFGEKEADIHHVKTNTAEYQTRSIIISTGATAKYLGLDDETKYAGSGVSACATCDGFFYRGKDVAVVGGGDTAAEEATYLSKLCNKVYLLVRKDEMRASKAMQDRVANTQNLEVLYNHELIGLDGNNVVEKAKIINNVTNEEKELIVDGVFIAIGHKPNTDLFVGKLDMDETGYLITQDRTYKTNIPGVFAAGDVQDSVYRQAITAAGAGCGAALDAERYVAEFFEV, encoded by the coding sequence ATGGAAAATAACGTAAGAGAAGTCATCATTATAGGATCGGGACCAGCTGGTTATACTGCAGGGATTTATGCGGCTCGTGCTAATATGAATCCGTTAATTTTAACAGGAATGGAGCCTGGTGGTCAATTAACAACAACAACCGATGTTGAAAATTTCCCGGGTTATCCTGAAGCAGTAACTGGACCAGAATTGATGGCTGATTTACAAAAACAAGCAGAGCGTTTTGGAACTGAGATTAAATATGAATATGTAACGGAAGTAACTTTTGGAGAAAAAGAAGCTGATATCCACCATGTAAAAACAAATACAGCTGAGTATCAAACACGTTCTATTATTATTTCTACTGGTGCAACTGCAAAATATTTAGGATTAGATGATGAAACAAAGTATGCTGGTAGCGGAGTTTCGGCTTGTGCTACTTGTGATGGTTTCTTCTACCGCGGAAAAGATGTTGCTGTAGTTGGTGGTGGTGATACTGCTGCTGAGGAAGCTACATACTTATCAAAACTTTGTAATAAAGTCTATTTATTGGTTCGTAAAGACGAAATGCGCGCTTCTAAAGCGATGCAAGATCGTGTAGCTAATACACAAAATTTAGAGGTTTTATACAACCACGAATTAATTGGTCTTGATGGAAATAATGTTGTTGAGAAAGCTAAAATTATCAACAATGTAACGAATGAAGAAAAAGAATTAATTGTAGATGGTGTTTTTATAGCAATTGGACATAAACCAAATACAGATTTATTTGTTGGTAAATTGGATATGGACGAAACGGGTTATTTAATCACTCAAGATCGTACGTACAAAACAAATATACCTGGAGTTTTTGCTGCGGGTGATGTACAAGATTCTGTTTACAGACAAGCAATTACAGCAGCAGGTGCTGGTTGTGGTGCAGCTTTAGATGCAGAACGCTATGTAGCAGAATTTTTTGAAGTATAA
- a CDS encoding efflux RND transporter periplasmic adaptor subunit, translating to MKKALYFLAAFTLVLSSCNKQEPQKEAVKEDKFCLNEQLKKSTEIVAVLEQPIHEHLTLSGKIEYNENDLVGFKSLLQGVVDKVNFELGDYVRQGQVLAVVKSNEILDLVQQKRYHQNQMDLIRKQIKSKKELLNDGMASQPEVTEAEHELQSAQIEIDKINATLKIYRAVGNGQFQILSPKNGYIVQKNMSVGQSITSDSDENLFSISNLKQVWVMVNIYANNLQYVKKGDAVKVKSMAYPDRIYVGKIDKIYNVFDENEHVLKARVVLENQDLNLMPGLSADIIIDKQNIIGNAFAIPNKAKVFENNKEYVVVYKNDCTMENRKITTIGQNEEFTFVSEKFAPNEKVISRNALMIFEELNK from the coding sequence ATGAAAAAAGCTTTATATTTTTTAGCTGCTTTTACCTTGGTTTTAAGTAGTTGTAACAAACAAGAACCCCAGAAAGAAGCGGTAAAAGAAGACAAATTTTGTTTGAACGAACAACTGAAAAAATCAACTGAAATTGTAGCTGTTTTAGAGCAGCCGATTCACGAACATTTAACCTTGTCAGGAAAAATTGAATACAACGAAAATGATTTGGTTGGTTTTAAAAGTTTGCTGCAAGGAGTGGTAGATAAAGTGAATTTTGAATTAGGCGATTATGTTCGTCAAGGTCAAGTTTTGGCAGTTGTAAAATCGAACGAAATACTGGATTTGGTGCAGCAAAAGCGTTATCATCAAAATCAAATGGATTTGATTCGAAAACAAATCAAGTCGAAAAAAGAATTATTGAATGATGGAATGGCTTCTCAGCCCGAAGTTACAGAGGCAGAACACGAATTACAATCAGCGCAAATTGAAATTGATAAAATCAATGCTACCTTGAAGATATATCGTGCAGTTGGCAATGGTCAATTCCAGATTTTATCACCTAAAAATGGTTATATCGTTCAGAAAAACATGAGCGTTGGTCAATCTATTACTTCAGATTCAGATGAAAATCTTTTTTCTATTTCAAATTTAAAACAGGTTTGGGTAATGGTAAATATTTACGCCAATAATCTGCAATATGTAAAAAAAGGTGATGCTGTAAAAGTGAAATCTATGGCGTATCCTGATCGAATTTATGTTGGAAAAATTGATAAAATATACAATGTGTTTGATGAAAATGAACACGTTTTGAAAGCGCGTGTTGTGTTAGAAAATCAAGATTTGAACTTGATGCCAGGTTTGAGTGCAGATATTATTATCGATAAACAAAATATTATTGGAAATGCATTTGCGATACCAAACAAAGCCAAAGTTTTTGAGAACAACAAGGAATATGTGGTGGTATATAAAAATGATTGTACAATGGAAAACCGAAAAATTACGACGATTGGTCAGAATGAAGAATTCACATTTGTTAGCGAAAAGTTTGCTCCAAATGAGAAAGTTATTTCTCGAAACGCTCTAATGATATTTGAGGAATTAAATAAATAA
- the can gene encoding carbonate dehydratase — MTNEYYKQILDNNKAWVESKLNLDPDFFTKLAQGQQPPLLWIGCADSRVPANEIIGAQPGEVFVHRNIANMVVHTDMNMLSVLDYAVNVLKIKDIIVCGHYGCGGVKTAMGNASVGLIDNWLRHIKDTYRFNKAELDAITDENTKCDRLVEINAAEQVLNLAKTSIVQNAWAKGQDLHVHGWVYGVSSGLVKDLGVSLNSNDDLEAVFQLNISH, encoded by the coding sequence ATGACAAACGAATATTACAAACAAATATTAGATAATAACAAAGCATGGGTTGAATCAAAATTAAATTTAGACCCCGATTTTTTCACCAAATTGGCTCAAGGTCAACAACCTCCTCTTTTGTGGATTGGTTGTGCTGATAGCCGAGTTCCAGCCAACGAAATTATTGGTGCGCAACCTGGTGAAGTATTTGTGCATCGTAACATTGCCAACATGGTTGTTCACACAGATATGAACATGCTTTCTGTGTTAGATTATGCTGTAAATGTCTTAAAAATAAAAGATATTATTGTATGCGGACACTATGGATGTGGTGGTGTAAAAACAGCAATGGGAAATGCTTCCGTTGGATTAATTGACAATTGGTTACGTCACATCAAAGATACTTATCGTTTCAATAAAGCAGAATTGGATGCCATTACAGATGAGAACACAAAATGTGATCGCTTAGTCGAAATTAATGCTGCTGAACAAGTTCTTAATTTAGCAAAAACGTCAATTGTTCAAAATGCATGGGCAAAAGGTCAAGATTTACATGTGCACGGTTGGGTTTATGGAGTTAGTTCTGGTTTAGTAAAAGATTTAGGTGTGTCTCTTAATTCTAATGATGATTTGGAAGCTGTTTTCCAATTAAACATCTCTCACTAA
- a CDS encoding type I restriction enzyme HsdR N-terminal domain-containing protein: MTELVQLNFSEKYQIRLKQAQDKLYIFCLIRKKWLVYTPEEWVRQHVLNYLIYDLGYSTSAIALEVPIDITGMRKRADIVVYQQEKPWIMVECKAPHIPISQATFDQIARYNIVLGSQLLMVTNGLNHFYCMMDFENKRYNFLKELPKKC, encoded by the coding sequence ATGACTGAATTAGTACAATTAAATTTTTCCGAAAAATACCAAATAAGATTGAAACAAGCCCAAGATAAATTGTATATCTTTTGTTTGATTCGAAAAAAATGGTTGGTCTATACACCCGAAGAATGGGTTAGGCAACACGTTCTGAATTATTTAATCTACGATTTAGGTTATTCAACTTCTGCGATTGCCTTAGAAGTTCCTATTGATATCACAGGAATGCGAAAACGTGCAGATATTGTAGTTTATCAACAAGAAAAACCTTGGATTATGGTGGAATGTAAAGCGCCTCATATACCAATTTCGCAAGCAACTTTTGATCAAATAGCACGTTACAATATTGTGTTAGGTTCTCAATTATTGATGGTTACAAATGGGTTGAATCATTTTTATTGCATGATGGATTTTGAAAATAAACGGTATAATTTTTTGAAAGAGTTGCCGAAAAAATGTTAA
- a CDS encoding SulP family inorganic anion transporter: MNIFQNWKKDIPASIVIFFVALPLCLGVALASGAPLFSGIIAGIIGGIVVGLISKSQIGVSGPAAGLVVIVLNAITDLGAYELFLVAVVIAGIFQILLGIIKAGVIGYYFPSSVIKGMLCAIGISIFLKQIPLAFGYQGNFSFSEFSFSNATPGAIIITIISLFILIVWDNILGKKSNFFKLLPGSLVAVLIGILYQITIGDTNHEVFSIDHNLLVKVPIPESITDFFAQFTTPDFANGLTNPLVWQTAFTIAIVASLESLLSVEATDKLDPLKRQTPTNHELISQGIGNSLSGLIGGLPVTQVIVRSSANAMSGGLTKLSTITHGILLLVSVISIPIFLNLIPNAVLASILLVIGYKLGNPKQFLDMKKLGKDQLIPFAVTVIAILATDLLKGIIIGLIVGVVVSLIKSYNNSHVMLVKEGNIFHMNFAEEVTFVNRGAIVKELDGLKPGSNLELDVRKTRILDYDIIEYLDEFKVKAKNNNINIRLISERGTVDNPPSFREFFGYVLVAGAH; the protein is encoded by the coding sequence ATGAACATTTTTCAAAATTGGAAAAAGGACATACCAGCGAGTATTGTTATCTTTTTCGTTGCATTGCCATTATGTTTAGGTGTTGCTTTGGCCAGTGGTGCGCCTTTATTTTCTGGGATTATTGCTGGAATTATTGGAGGAATTGTAGTAGGCTTAATTTCAAAATCACAAATCGGAGTTTCTGGACCAGCAGCAGGTTTAGTCGTTATTGTTTTAAATGCAATTACCGATTTAGGTGCTTATGAATTATTCTTAGTTGCAGTTGTAATTGCTGGTATATTTCAGATACTTTTAGGCATTATAAAAGCTGGTGTTATTGGGTATTACTTTCCTTCTTCAGTGATCAAAGGAATGTTATGTGCCATTGGTATTTCTATTTTCTTAAAACAAATTCCGTTAGCTTTCGGGTATCAAGGGAATTTTTCGTTTAGCGAATTCAGTTTTTCGAATGCTACACCAGGAGCGATTATTATCACCATAATTTCTCTATTTATCTTGATCGTTTGGGATAATATCTTAGGCAAAAAGTCTAACTTTTTCAAATTATTACCAGGATCGTTAGTAGCGGTTTTAATTGGAATTTTATATCAAATTACGATTGGAGACACCAATCACGAAGTATTCTCTATCGATCATAATCTATTGGTAAAAGTTCCTATTCCAGAAAGTATCACAGACTTCTTTGCTCAATTTACGACACCTGATTTTGCGAATGGATTAACGAATCCGTTAGTTTGGCAAACAGCCTTTACAATTGCCATTGTGGCTTCGTTAGAGTCTTTGCTTTCTGTTGAGGCAACTGATAAATTAGATCCATTAAAACGTCAAACGCCTACTAATCACGAATTAATTTCTCAAGGAATTGGAAATTCTTTATCTGGATTAATTGGAGGTTTACCCGTCACACAAGTAATTGTTCGTTCCTCTGCCAATGCGATGAGTGGCGGTCTTACAAAATTATCGACAATTACACATGGAATTTTATTATTAGTAAGTGTAATATCTATTCCAATTTTTCTAAATTTAATTCCGAATGCTGTATTAGCTTCTATCCTATTGGTTATTGGATATAAATTAGGTAATCCAAAACAATTTTTGGACATGAAAAAATTAGGAAAAGATCAATTAATTCCATTCGCTGTTACAGTGATTGCTATTCTTGCAACAGATTTGCTGAAAGGAATTATCATCGGTTTAATTGTTGGTGTTGTCGTTTCATTGATCAAATCGTATAATAATTCGCATGTGATGTTAGTAAAAGAAGGAAACATTTTTCATATGAATTTTGCTGAAGAAGTAACTTTTGTTAACCGCGGAGCAATTGTAAAAGAATTAGATGGATTGAAACCTGGATCTAACTTAGAATTAGATGTCCGTAAAACTCGAATATTAGATTATGATATCATCGAATATTTGGATGAATTTAAGGTAAAAGCTAAAAATAATAACATTAATATCCGATTAATTTCTGAACGTGGAACTGTCGATAATCCTCCCTCTTTTAGAGAATTTTTTGGTTACGTATTAGTCGCTGGAGCACATTAA
- a CDS encoding efflux RND transporter permease subunit, translated as MKKLVQSVVTFSLRNTTFVLFAVFALLFVGIFSLKHTPIEAFPDVTNTRARIITQWPGRSAEEMEKLVTLPVSKVMNSIPHKSNIRSISLFGLSVVTVQFEDGVDDFYAQQYVSNKLSGVDLPEGADADIEPPSGATGEIFRYVIKSDLPIKEVTAIQDWVIERELLSVSGVADVVSFGGEEKTYEIKINPTELKNYNLSPLDVYEAVSKSNINVGGDVIQQGDQAYVVRGVGLLDKMEDIGNITVALNGSTPILIKNVADVVVSNKPRLGQVGYNENDDMVQGIVIMLRGENPSEVIGNLKAKIEELNTRTLPDNVKIETVVDRTKLVDNTVHTVSKNIIEGILLVSLIVFVFLYNWKSTFIVASVIPLSFLFAIIMLKIQGLPANLISMGSLDFGLLLEGTLVIVETVFVALATMQHKVGAERFAKMSKMGVIKKSAGSVASYIFFALLILIVALLPIFSFQKVEGKMFSPLAFTLGYALLGSLILSLTYVPAMCKLLFKKNMEEKENFITRFFQKTIFGLYETAFRYKKATIGIFLGILALCLFKFSHYGSEFLPKLNEGAIYIRATLPNSVNLQESTRLTKEMKELMQKDCDEIDFILTQTGRPNDGTDPTGFFNIEFNIQLKDEKDWKRKVSKEEIIQEMRDKLNHYPGIVFGFSQPIQDNVEEYVAGVKSSLVIKIFGDDLYDLEKYANKVALSIEKVNGITDINVYKNIGLPELRIELSDTKMAKYGISTADVQAVIEMTIGGQAATKFYENDRQFDVILRFQEAYRDTPEKIGNILIPSSNGNNVPLQEIATIGYQTGPAFIYREGNSRYIGVGFSIEGRDLGSTIDEAKKVVAKEVKLPKENYIEWAGEFESKERAAKQLAMVVPISLVLILLLLYTNFGNVKDTAIAALTLPFAFIGGFISLWITGTIFGISAGIGFIILFGVATIDGIVLIGVIRDNLKHKMQLKEAIVNGVKSRIRPVVMIALMGSMGLLPAALSTGMGSEIQKPLAIMIVGGLIICLILSFTILPVVFYYAYRKEYQQKFLK; from the coding sequence ATGAAAAAGTTAGTACAATCAGTCGTAACTTTTTCGTTACGAAATACAACCTTTGTTTTATTTGCTGTATTTGCATTACTCTTTGTAGGTATATTTTCTTTAAAACACACACCAATAGAGGCATTTCCAGATGTAACAAATACTAGAGCTCGTATTATAACACAATGGCCAGGAAGAAGTGCTGAGGAAATGGAAAAATTGGTGACTCTACCAGTTTCAAAAGTAATGAATAGTATTCCGCATAAATCAAATATTCGTTCTATTTCTCTTTTCGGATTATCTGTTGTTACTGTTCAGTTTGAAGATGGTGTAGATGATTTTTATGCACAACAATACGTATCGAATAAATTAAGTGGAGTTGATTTACCAGAAGGAGCTGATGCGGATATTGAACCACCTTCTGGTGCTACGGGAGAGATTTTTCGTTATGTGATCAAAAGTGATTTACCGATTAAGGAAGTTACAGCGATACAAGATTGGGTAATTGAGCGTGAATTACTTTCTGTATCTGGAGTTGCAGATGTTGTAAGTTTTGGTGGAGAAGAAAAAACATATGAAATTAAAATCAATCCGACAGAATTAAAAAATTATAATTTATCGCCTTTAGATGTTTACGAAGCAGTTTCTAAATCAAATATAAATGTAGGTGGAGATGTTATTCAGCAAGGAGATCAAGCTTATGTAGTTCGTGGTGTTGGTTTGTTAGATAAGATGGAGGATATAGGAAATATTACTGTTGCTCTAAATGGTTCTACACCAATTCTTATCAAAAATGTAGCAGATGTTGTTGTTTCAAATAAACCTAGATTAGGACAAGTTGGTTATAATGAAAATGATGATATGGTACAAGGTATCGTTATTATGTTACGAGGAGAAAATCCATCTGAAGTCATTGGAAATCTGAAAGCAAAGATTGAAGAATTAAATACAAGAACTTTACCAGATAATGTAAAAATTGAAACAGTTGTAGATCGTACCAAATTGGTTGATAATACAGTACATACGGTTTCTAAAAATATCATTGAAGGTATTTTATTAGTATCATTAATTGTTTTTGTTTTTTTATATAATTGGAAATCAACATTTATTGTAGCTTCGGTTATACCGCTTTCGTTTTTGTTCGCAATTATTATGTTGAAAATACAAGGATTACCAGCGAATTTAATTTCAATGGGATCATTGGATTTTGGATTGTTGTTAGAAGGAACTTTGGTAATTGTGGAAACAGTTTTTGTTGCTTTAGCAACCATGCAACATAAAGTAGGAGCAGAACGTTTCGCAAAAATGAGTAAAATGGGCGTTATAAAGAAAAGTGCTGGAAGTGTAGCTTCTTATATTTTCTTTGCCTTACTTATTCTTATTGTTGCTTTATTACCGATATTTTCATTCCAAAAAGTGGAAGGTAAAATGTTCTCTCCTTTAGCATTTACATTGGGATACGCATTATTAGGATCTTTAATATTAAGTCTAACTTATGTTCCTGCAATGTGTAAGTTGCTTTTTAAGAAAAATATGGAGGAGAAAGAGAACTTTATTACTCGATTTTTTCAGAAAACTATTTTCGGATTATATGAAACAGCATTTCGTTATAAAAAAGCAACAATAGGAATTTTTTTAGGGATTTTAGCTCTTTGTTTGTTTAAGTTCTCACATTATGGATCAGAATTTCTTCCGAAATTGAATGAAGGAGCAATTTACATTCGTGCAACTTTACCAAATAGTGTCAATTTACAAGAATCAACTCGATTAACAAAAGAGATGAAAGAGTTGATGCAGAAAGATTGTGATGAAATTGATTTTATTTTAACACAAACAGGTCGTCCAAATGATGGAACTGATCCAACAGGATTTTTCAATATTGAATTTAATATTCAATTAAAAGATGAAAAAGATTGGAAACGCAAGGTTTCAAAAGAAGAGATTATTCAAGAGATGCGAGATAAACTGAATCATTATCCTGGAATTGTATTTGGATTTTCGCAACCCATTCAAGATAATGTTGAAGAATATGTAGCAGGTGTAAAAAGTTCATTAGTTATTAAGATTTTTGGTGATGATTTGTATGATTTAGAAAAATATGCAAATAAGGTAGCTTTATCTATCGAAAAAGTAAATGGAATAACGGATATCAATGTTTACAAAAATATTGGATTACCTGAACTTAGAATAGAATTGAGTGATACAAAAATGGCGAAATATGGTATTAGTACAGCGGATGTTCAGGCAGTAATTGAAATGACAATTGGTGGACAAGCAGCTACTAAGTTTTATGAAAATGATAGACAGTTTGATGTTATTCTTCGTTTTCAGGAAGCTTATAGAGATACTCCTGAGAAAATTGGAAATATCTTGATTCCGTCAAGTAACGGGAACAATGTCCCTTTGCAGGAAATAGCTACAATTGGTTATCAAACAGGACCTGCTTTTATTTATCGAGAAGGAAATAGTCGTTATATCGGTGTAGGATTTAGTATAGAAGGTCGTGATTTAGGAAGTACAATCGATGAAGCGAAGAAAGTAGTGGCCAAAGAAGTTAAATTACCGAAAGAAAATTACATAGAATGGGCTGGTGAATTCGAAAGTAAAGAGCGCGCAGCAAAACAATTAGCAATGGTTGTTCCGATTTCGTTAGTTTTGATTTTATTATTACTGTACACTAATTTCGGAAATGTAAAAGACACAGCGATAGCTGCATTAACACTGCCTTTTGCTTTTATTGGAGGATTTATTTCGCTTTGGATAACAGGAACTATTTTTGGTATATCTGCGGGAATAGGTTTTATTATTCTTTTTGGAGTAGCAACAATTGATGGTATTGTTCTAATTGGTGTTATTCGAGATAATTTAAAACATAAAATGCAATTAAAAGAAGCAATAGTTAATGGTGTTAAAAGTAGAATACGCCCTGTTGTGATGATTGCGCTTATGGGATCGATGGGATTATTACCAGCAGCACTTTCTACCGGAATGGGATCAGAAATTCAAAAGCCTTTGGCAATTATGATTGTAGGAGGATTAATCATTTGTTTAATCCTATCCTTTACAATTCTTCCAGTTGTATTTTATTATGCATACAGAAAAGAATATCAACAGAAATTCCTGAAATAA
- a CDS encoding DUF7832 domain-containing protein, which yields MKKIFLLLVIFNINCSKQNNKLTEQVSKYDDASWHYGNDYPKDLTQENASTHIGMYLKWCIHHNLISSELIEDTKDGIDDVKSNRITGATFLIKYSDGKFLDSDLNEIGKNFTKDYYENDSKFSKMYGSYLDDYTNLFQKIIDNKSVYHVEDSELNYLLIKEKIDKKFEIWKNFESK from the coding sequence TTGAAAAAGATTTTTTTATTACTTGTAATTTTTAATATAAATTGTTCTAAGCAAAATAATAAACTTACTGAACAAGTTTCTAAGTACGATGATGCTTCTTGGCATTATGGAAATGATTATCCAAAAGATTTAACTCAGGAAAATGCTTCTACGCATATCGGAATGTATTTAAAATGGTGTATTCATCATAATTTAATTTCTTCTGAATTGATTGAAGATACAAAAGATGGTATTGATGATGTGAAGAGCAATAGAATTACTGGAGCTACTTTTCTTATTAAATATTCTGACGGAAAATTTTTAGATTCTGATTTAAATGAAATTGGTAAGAATTTTACAAAAGATTATTATGAAAATGATTCTAAATTTTCTAAGATGTATGGTTCATATTTGGATGATTATACAAATCTATTTCAAAAGATTATTGATAATAAATCTGTTTACCATGTTGAAGACTCAGAGCTAAATTATTTGCTAATAAAAGAAAAGATTGATAAAAAGTTCGAAATTTGGAAAAATTTTGAATCAAAATAA